Proteins from a genomic interval of Macaca mulatta isolate MMU2019108-1 chromosome 18, T2T-MMU8v2.0, whole genome shotgun sequence:
- the PMAIP1 gene encoding phorbol-12-myristate-13-acetate-induced protein 1 yields MPGKKARKNAQPSPTRAQAELEVECATQLRRFGDKLNFRQKLLNLIAKLFCSGT; encoded by the exons ATGCCTGGGAAGAAGGCGCGCAAGAACGCGCAACCGAGCCCAACGCGGGCTCAGGCAG AGCTCGAAGTCGAGTGTGCTACTCAACTCAGGAGATTTGGAGACAAACTGAACTTCCGGCAGAAACTTCTGAATCTGATAGCCAAACTCTTCTGCTCAGGAACCTGA
- the PMAIP1 gene encoding phorbol-12-myristate-13-acetate-induced protein 1 isoform X1 — protein sequence MPGKKARKNAQPSPTRAQAGQRGLQGRQGRRGTRPDLGLGCSCITPEAKSSSPPPHLSFRGATRNKCKCRRLLLGESDCRGRRGKRGLRRPPGLPALPETAPQGQPVFRSLENLSSKSSVLLNSGDLETN from the exons ATGCCTGGGAAGAAGGCGCGCAAGAACGCGCAACCGAGCCCAACGCGGGCTCAGGCAG GACAGCGGGGACTGCAGGGACGGCAGGGACGGCGAGGGACCAGGCCGGATTTGGGATTGGGATGCAGCTGCATTACACCAGAGGCAAAAAGCTCGTCTCCTCCTCCCCACTTGTCCTTCCGCGGGGCCACGAGGAACAAGTGCAAGTGTAGGCGGCTGCTTCTGGGAGAAAGTGATTGTCGCGGCAGAAGGGGCAAGAGAGGACTCCGGAGACCGCCTGGACTCCCAGCCCTTCCAGAGACGGCCCCACAAGGGCAACCTGTGTTCAGGAGCCTAGAAAATctt AGCTCGAAGTCGAGTGTGCTACTCAACTCAGGAGATTTGGAGACAAACTGA
- the PMAIP1 gene encoding phorbol-12-myristate-13-acetate-induced protein 1 isoform X2 — protein MPGKKARKNAQPSPTRAQAAGTAGTAGTARDQAGFGIGMQLHYTRGKKLVSSSPLVLPRGHEEQVQVARSRVCYSTQEIWRQTELPAETSESDSQTLLLRNLTASKTCIRGLQKRLFLRRCTLHQFEERLHCNWEECEGTFTGALGNGRWNTSK, from the exons ATGCCTGGGAAGAAGGCGCGCAAGAACGCGCAACCGAGCCCAACGCGGGCTCAGGCAG CGGGGACTGCAGGGACGGCAGGGACGGCGAGGGACCAGGCCGGATTTGGGATTGGGATGCAGCTGCATTACACCAGAGGCAAAAAGCTCGTCTCCTCCTCCCCACTTGTCCTTCCGCGGGGCCACGAGGAACAAGTGCAAGT AGCTCGAAGTCGAGTGTGCTACTCAACTCAGGAGATTTGGAGACAAACTGAACTTCCGGCAGAAACTTCTGAATCTGATAGCCAAACTCTTCTGCTCAGGAACCTGACTGCATCAAAAACTTGCATAAGGGGACTCCAAAAGAGACTTTTTCTCAGGAGGTGCACACTTCATCAATTTGAAGAAAGATTGCATTGTAATTGGGAGGAATGTGAAGGCACATTCACGGGTGCCCTTGGAAACGGAAGATGGAATACATCAAAGTGA